The uncultured Mailhella sp. genome segment TTTATCCATGTACGGGAAGCTGCTTTCTATCTGTCGGATTTCAAGCTATTAATACAAGGCCGATTTATAACTACATAAAGTCTCTTCAGAGTCTTCCGGTGCATCGTTTGTATATCCGAGACTGGATGGGGGGAGATGCACTCACCCACTCCAGCTATTATCTCGGTCCGAACAAGACCCTGACTATTGCGGACGCTTGCCAGAGACTGATAAGGGTGTATTGCGAAAAGTACCATATCGAACCTGAGAACACGATTTTTCTCGGCTCTTCCAAGGGCGGCTATGCGGCGCTGTACCATGGACTTGCCTTTGGAGCAGGGCATATCGTAGTTGGTTCGCCACAAACGCGCCTGGCAGCCTTTCTCGTTCATGAACAGAAGAAAGAAAATTTCCATAACAGAATTTTTGAATGGCTGTTCGGGCCGATAACGGCCGAAAACAAGGACTATGCCGACGCGCTGCTTTTTAAGCATGCGGAAACGTTTGCCCGGCCTTATCAGAAAGTATCGATTCTGGTAGGCAGGCATGAAAAGCATTATGCCGAGCATGTCCTTCCTTTTCAGCAGGCGTTCAAGGACAGGATGGATGTGAATGTTGTTCTGGGCGAATACCGCGAACACTCCGATACGGCTATATATTACCCTCCATTCTTGAAAAAGACTGTTGCTGATATTGTCTTTTCCCCAAAAGAGATGAGTACCTCTGCGAGTAAGCATTACCGTCTTCCCACTTTTCCTTATGAAAATTTACCAAATGATCCCATTGGTTCAGAGATGCTTTCTCGATGTGAAAAAAGCATTCGTACAGGATGGGAGCGAGACGGTTATGTTACCTCGTTGGAACAAATTCCCTGGCAATTATTACCTGGGATTTCTCATTCATTCAATTTTCGTGTTCATTGCTTGGATATGTGTCAAGAGTTGCTGCTTGCATTTTCTTCTGGAAGCTCACAGAAATTTTTTGAAGCAGCGGCACGGGTAGCCCTAGAGTGGTGTAGACGCTATGGTGAAGGACAAAATAGTGAAGACTCTCCCTATATCTGGTATGATATGTCCGTAGGTATGAGAGCTTTTCGGCTGGCCTATATCTATGATGTATTTCAACAGAATGATCTTGGTAGCAGAAAAGACAGAGAACTTCTGTGGAGAAGTCTGATTGAGCATCGTCGCTATCTAGAAGAGGATGCCAATATTGCGTTCCATTCTAACCATGGTTACTATCAAATAGTCGGTCAAATGGCCATGGGCAGGCGTCTGGCTACGTATGACCCTACCATGCAGGATTTTTATGAGCAGGGACAGCGGCGCTTTGCCCAAATGCTGCGGACGCAGTTCACGGAAGAGGGGATACATAAGGAAAACTCGCCGTACTATCATCGCATGCTGCTTTTGACTCTGAGAGGTATTCTTAGAAGCGGATTGCTTGGCAGCTGCGATTTTCTTACTTTTACAGACAAGATTGAGCGAGAATTGTCTTCCTTTGTATGCCCAGATCAGACTATGCTTCAGTTCGGTGACTCTGATGCAAAAAATATTCAAATTGCCAGAAAATCAGCCGTTCTAACTAAGTGGAACGAAGATGTCATGCAGTATATGGTTTCCGGGGGAATAGTCGGCAATCCGCCCAAGCAAGGTCTGACTGTCTATCCCCAGTCTGGATATGCCGTTGTGCGCATGTTTGGGAAACAGTTCCCGGAAGTCTTTCATGACCAGAGCTATCTGGCGCTCAATGCAGCCTTCCACTCGCGGACGCACAAGCATGCTGATGACTTGACTTTCACCTGGTATGACAAAAAGCAGCATATCCTTGTTGACTCCGGGCGATATGGGTATGTGGGAAAAACGGAGCCCGGTTCCGCACTGTGGCTGGACGGTTTCTGGTATTCCGACCCCTTCCGTGTGTACTGCGAATCCACCAGAGCGCACAACACGTTGGAATTCGACGGTCGCAACAATCCCCGCAAGGGCGCACCGATGTATGGAAGCGCGTTGAAGCGCTGGAAGGAGCAGGACGGCGTTGCTGTCATGGAGGCGGAGCTTCGACTGTTCAAGACCATTCGCCGGGCACGCACCATCATGTTCAATCCGGGTAACTGGCTGCTGATACTGGACTGGTTCCACGACAATGCTCAGGAACCCCATACCGTACGCCAGTGGTTTCATGCCGCGCCGCATCTGACCATGGAGCCGAAGGAAGATGGGTGGCAGAGCGCCCTTGAAGAAACGGGGACCCTGTATGTGACGTCGCTTCTTTCAGAAATGCAGCCCATGCCTGTGATACGTGGGCAGGAAAGTCCGGAGATTCAGGGCTGGTGTTCACGAGAGGCACTGGAAAAAACGCCCAGCGATGCCTTCGGCTATGAGAAAAAAGATTGCGTAAACGGAAATTTTGCTGTGCTGTTTTCCTTCTCTCCGGCGCAGGCAGACAGGGAATGGTCTCGGATGAGCGCATCGGGCCGCAAGGGGCGCTTCCGCTGGCAGGACACGGACGGCGTGCACAGCGTTGGACTGGAGCGCCCCGCCGAAGGCGAACTGTCCTTCTCATATACAATCAAAAAATAGACAGGGATGAAGAACATGCTGCCGTATGAGGAATTTTTCAAGGAAAGCAATTTTTCTGTCGCCAGAGCGGAAGAAATCCTGACAGCGGGTTGGACGGCTAAAGGATATCCACCTATTCCTTTGGATAATATTCCTTGGGAAAATAACGACCCGCTAGACCGCACTCTCGCATTTTTGCTTCATAGCCTCAACATTATTGAAACACTATTACGAGCCTATAGTCATACGCATGACGTGCGGTTTCTGACTTCCGCCGTGCCGGCAGCTCTTGACTGGTGCCGGCAGTCGGCAAACTCTACCTCTGTTTTTCTCTGGGACGGCATGGCGGCCGCGCTTCGTGCTCATCGTCTGGCATTCATTCTGGAGGCGGCAGAAGAGGAATCTCTGTTGCATGCGGAAGAGAAGGAGCTTCTCTGGCAGCAGCTTTTGCGGCATCGGGTTTTTCTCTCAGATGATGCCAACATCGATTTCCACAATAATCATGGCTATTTCCAGATTGCCTGTCAGATAGCCATGGGGCGCAGGCTTCAGACGCGGGCGCCGGAAATGCTGGTCTTTATGAAGCAGGGCAAGGCGCGCATGCATGCCATCATACAGCAGCAGTTCACCGGCGAGTATATTCATAAGGAAAACTCTCCTGCCTATTTCAAACTGGTGTATGAGACTCTGAAAATTATTGTGGAGTCGGGTCTCATGCCAGAGCTGAAAAGCAATCTGCTGCACATGGAAGAAGCTCTTTCCTGTTTTGTCATGCCCAATCAACATCTGGCCATGCTGGGAGATACGGATTTTACATCTCTGGCCACGACGATAACGACCGCGAAGAAACGCTGGCAAACGGAAAGCATGCGGTATGTCGTGAGCGGCGGAAAATGTGGACGAGCCCCAGAAGAGGGGCTGAAAG includes the following:
- a CDS encoding heparinase II/III family protein → MFIVDPRQYGIHEKCRLCIKDMTQENSFLVKEILNEGDVFRKPLAEFSEHMDYRFKIQLWKDGAWRDYIKYARVMPEHVTEDGLHYLFYPCTGSCFLSVGFQAINTRPIYNYIKSLQSLPVHRLYIRDWMGGDALTHSSYYLGPNKTLTIADACQRLIRVYCEKYHIEPENTIFLGSSKGGYAALYHGLAFGAGHIVVGSPQTRLAAFLVHEQKKENFHNRIFEWLFGPITAENKDYADALLFKHAETFARPYQKVSILVGRHEKHYAEHVLPFQQAFKDRMDVNVVLGEYREHSDTAIYYPPFLKKTVADIVFSPKEMSTSASKHYRLPTFPYENLPNDPIGSEMLSRCEKSIRTGWERDGYVTSLEQIPWQLLPGISHSFNFRVHCLDMCQELLLAFSSGSSQKFFEAAARVALEWCRRYGEGQNSEDSPYIWYDMSVGMRAFRLAYIYDVFQQNDLGSRKDRELLWRSLIEHRRYLEEDANIAFHSNHGYYQIVGQMAMGRRLATYDPTMQDFYEQGQRRFAQMLRTQFTEEGIHKENSPYYHRMLLLTLRGILRSGLLGSCDFLTFTDKIERELSSFVCPDQTMLQFGDSDAKNIQIARKSAVLTKWNEDVMQYMVSGGIVGNPPKQGLTVYPQSGYAVVRMFGKQFPEVFHDQSYLALNAAFHSRTHKHADDLTFTWYDKKQHILVDSGRYGYVGKTEPGSALWLDGFWYSDPFRVYCESTRAHNTLEFDGRNNPRKGAPMYGSALKRWKEQDGVAVMEAELRLFKTIRRARTIMFNPGNWLLILDWFHDNAQEPHTVRQWFHAAPHLTMEPKEDGWQSALEETGTLYVTSLLSEMQPMPVIRGQESPEIQGWCSREALEKTPSDAFGYEKKDCVNGNFAVLFSFSPAQADREWSRMSASGRKGRFRWQDTDGVHSVGLERPAEGELSFSYTIKK